TTGTACTCATCGCCCGCGAGGTCAACTGCAACTAAATCATCTTTATAAGCGAGCAGGGCATTGAGTTCACTTTGGCAGTGTTCAACACCAAAGGTACGACTTAAAATGCCCATTAAATTAATTTTAGTGGTAAATTTTTTTCTACCCTGATTTACCCCCTCAATAATTGCTTCTACCACACCCTCTATTGGTAAGTTGTGCGTCATGGCGATGTAATAGGGAGAAAACCTTAATTCAGCATAATCAATATTAGCGTTATAAGCATCTTCCACATTCTCAAAACCGATACGTACTACATCATCTAGGGATTTTAGCACACCAACACCCCAATCAAGCTTTTTCAAAAAGGCAAGCAGGTCAGCTTCACTGTCAGTGATTTGCACGTGAGGGATAAATGCCTCAAAGTTGTCTTCAGGTAATTTAATATTATTTTGTTGTGCTAACTGCCAAATAGTTTTTGGGCGTATGTTTCCATCTAAATGACGATGTAAATCGACGAGGGGAAGTTGATTATTAAACATGATAAAAGTTTGTCCTAGCAGTGAAAGTGTTGTGGATAAAGTTATGCCGTTGAATTTTGAACATTACCCACGTTACATTCTTATTAATTATAGACTTCATTAGTGTGTTCTAAAAGTTAAAGCTTAACCTTTACTGATATAGGGCAATGGTCGCTTAAGTTTCGAGATAATTCTTTAGTGTATTTAGGTTTGAAAATAAGTTGTTCAAATGAAGATTCAATATACTTTTCTTTGGCCTTAGGGCTAAAAATAATATGGTCTATGTATTCTTTATAATAACCGCCCCAACAACCAGAATTAGCTGTCATGGTTGGTGTCCATAGCGTTTCTTTTCCATCATCATTTAATGCTTGCCACAAACCCTTATCTTCAGAGTATTTTAAAGCGATATCTTGAGAAAAACGTCGATTAAAGTCACCTAAAACAATATACGCAGCGTCTTGGCTTGCATGTAAATCAATCCATTGCTCTAACGGAGATATTTGCTTACTAAGTTTGGTACAGGCCTCTTTACGTTTTTCTTCTTTAATTGATGTACTCGGCATTGCCTTAACACTACTGCTATCTAATGGCGCAGCAAAACAGCCAGATTTTAAATGTACGGCTAACAAATGCAATGTCTTACCATTTTTTGTTAGCGTAATATCCATGCCATGGCGTACTTTACCGACATCTAAGGCTTTATATTCTTTAGCTTCAACAGTAAAGTGTTGTGATTTTTTAATAGCCACGCCAACACGTTGAACCCAGTCTTTGGTAGAAAAGTAATAATCATAATCATTGCCAAAAACTTTGCGTGCCCAATACTCACTCTCAACCTCTTGCAAAGCGATAACATCAGCATTCAATTGTTTGGCATACTTGGCTAATTTTTTGTAATCAGCGTCGGTACGATGGTTGTACTCATGAGAGCCTAGCCAAGCGATGTTCCATGAAGCAACTTTTATCTCTTCGGCCTGAGTTTTAAAACTGCTGAACAGAATTAATAGCAGTCCGATTGTTGTTAATATTACGTTTTTCATCAATAATTCTCTTTTAAGTTCAACGTTTAGTTTGAATATGAACTATCAGCCAAACTTATAGTTATTGCTTTACTTAACCATTAGGTCAGGATTTATATTTTGCAACATTACACTATTTTTACGTTAAGGCACAACCTGTAGGTATAAAAAATTATTGCTGTGTATGCTTTCATTAATTTGAACAACCAATAGTGGGTAAGTCTGGATTAATCAGACCGTTTATAATAAAGGGTCTATCAGGTGATTCCTTATTAAAGATAACTTGAGTGGCATCAAGATATTGAAAATCACCCGCAGCATTTAAATGCCATAGGTTGCTGTCTAACTTCTCAAAGCAGAACTCTCCGGTATCACCATGGCTAATGAGTATTGGTTTATTGATTCGTTTTGCTAGATCTTTAAACGCTTGGCGATACACAGCAAATGCGTCACAAGCTGTTAAGGATGAATTATCGCATGAGCCACTCTCTAATACTGACTGTTGATAAATGTCAGCTTGAAAACCGATAATTATCGCATCAAAATCTTTTGCTTTTTCTTCAATGTTTTTTAACCAAGTAAGATTGTTTTTGTCTCGCTCATCAACTTTTTTGATAGCATTCTCTTGCTTTGATTTATCGATATTAGCCCTACCATTACTGGTTCCAACTATATGTAAAGTACTTATTGCTAGGCGGTCATTAATCCATAACTTATTTTCTATTTGTGTTTCTTGACTAATAATTGAAGGTAAGTTTTTGGTTAACAATGGCGGCGTTTTAAACATCAATTCTATTAGGAAATCGAGTCTTTCTAATTCATTAAAGCTGTAAAGTAATGACGAACGATCACAGTCAGTCCAGTCATTATCTCCAGGGGTGTAGATAATTTTACCTGGATAGATTTGAGCTAACAGTGCTTTATGCTCTTTTAATAAGTCGTCAGTACATGACTTACCACCACTTTTAAAGTCCCCAAGATGCATAACTACAGTAGGATTGGTTTCATTAATAAGACTATATAGAATACCACCGGGCCCTTGCATCATTTGTTTCTCTTTATCGCTATAGGGTGTATCGGCCAGTACAACCACTGTTTGTGCCCAAAGTGTTGAGCTAGTAGTCGAAAGCAATAAAAAGGTAATGTGTAAACAACGCTTTTTCCATAAGTAAATGCTGAAAGTCATCAGTAGCCTTTTAAAATTAAATTAAGAATAAAGGAAATAAATCTAACCTAGCGAAGAATGGGAATTGATGCAAGTTATACCAATTTGTTTAAATTTATTCCTTACTCAGAGCTACATTAGCGAGCTTAGAGCAAGAAAAATTTGTTAAACATAGTTATTCTATATTTTATTCATTTTACGCTGTTATCAGTTTGCTAATTAGCTTCCAAAGGACGAGTTTAAAAGGCTTATATGTTGCGTTATTGATTTTGACAAGGGAATAACCATTCTCTTCAATCTATGCCTTACCTTTAAGCCTTTTAATTCTCGCTGAGTGGGAAATAACTTAATCAACTTGGTATTAGTTATCATAAAGTAAACGAACCAAGTGGTCAGGTTTTTATCTTGCTGCTGTTGAACAAAATCGAGAAAAGAGTAAAATCTCATTATTATCGGCAAAGAGAAGTAAAATTATGCAAGTACTAGTTGTAGATTACACCGCAAAAGACGCGGCAGAAAAGTTTGTTCAAAGTTTACATGAAACTGGGTTTGCTGTGCTTGTTAATCATCCAATAAAACAAAGTTTAGTTGAATCAATTTACAAAAATTGGCAAGAATTTTTCTTAAGCGAAGAGAAACATGCATTTGCTTTTGATCCTGTAAAGCAAGATGGCTATTTCTCATCTGAGATATCTGAAACGGCAAAAGGTCATAGTAAAAAAGATATAAAAGAGTATTTCCATGTTTACCCTTGGGGACGTATTCCTGCACAGCTAAATGATGAAATCTTTGAATATTATCGTTTAGCATCAGAGCTTGCAGCGGAGTTACTTGACTGGGTAGAAGAGTACAGTCCAGCGGACATAGCAGATAAATATTCTGAAACTTTATCTAATATGATTAAAGAGACGCCAAATACATTGTTACGCATCTTACATTACCCACCACTGACGGGTAATGAAGAAGCTGGCGCTGTTAGAGCAGCTTCACATGAAGATATTAATTTATTGACTATATTGCCTGCAGCGAATGAACCAGGTCTACAAGTTCAACGTCAAAATGGTGAATGGATTGATGTTCCTTCTGACTTTGGTAATCTAATAATTAATATTGGTGATATGTTACAAGAAACATCAGCTGGGTATTTTCCATCAACAAGTCATCGAGTTATCAACCCAACAGGTAAGGGCAGTGATAAGTCTAGAATTTCATTGCCTTTGTTTTTGCATCCACGTAGTGAAGTGGTGTTATCTGATAAACATACTCAAGCGAGTTATCTACTCGAACGTTTACGTGAGTTGGGTGTTAAAGTTTAACTAAATATGTGGTTAAGTTAATCCCCCTAGCCGACTTGTGTAACTCGTCGGCTTTTTTGTACCTGTCATTCAATATTTGAGTGACTATGTTTAAATTATTTACCTTGCCTAAAGTGGTTTTAATTCCCACTGAAATTCTGCACTTTGATTGGTAACGGGTATATAATCGCTATATTCTAAATGTTTATTATAAAGAAATGTGACAAGGTCATGAGTATGAAATTAAACTGCGATTTAGGTGAGAGTTTTGGTGCTTGGTCTATGGGACTCGATAATGAAGTTATGCCTCATATTGATCAGGCAAATATTGCCTGCGGCTTTCATGCTGGTGATCCTTTAGTGATGCAAAATACGTTGGCATTAGCCAAGCAATTCCAAGTCAGTATTGGTGCGCATCCTAGTTATCCTGATTTAGTTGGCTTTGGCCGTCGTACAATGGCTTGTTCGTCAGAAGAAATAATCGCGCTTATACATTATCAAGTGGCAGCACTTGACGGTATGGCAAGTGCTCAAGGGCTATCGCTAGATTATGTAAAACCCCACGGTGCACTCTATAACGACATGATGAGAGAGCCTAAAGTGTTTGAAGCTATTTTAACTGCGCTTGCTCAATATCCAAAAACACTTGCGTTGATGTTACAAGCAACGGCAGATATTGAGTCTTATAGGGAGCAGGCAAATAAATTTGGTCTCGTTATTTATAGTGAAGCATTTGCAGATCGTTGTTATGACGATGAAGGTCGATTATTAGCACGTAGTCAATCGGGGGCAGTGTTAAATAAAGAAGCCATGCTTGCCCAAGTTAAACAATTATCACAGCAAGGCAC
The DNA window shown above is from Colwellia psychrerythraea 34H and carries:
- the add gene encoding adenosine deaminase, producing MFNNQLPLVDLHRHLDGNIRPKTIWQLAQQNNIKLPEDNFEAFIPHVQITDSEADLLAFLKKLDWGVGVLKSLDDVVRIGFENVEDAYNANIDYAELRFSPYYIAMTHNLPIEGVVEAIIEGVNQGRKKFTTKINLMGILSRTFGVEHCQSELNALLAYKDDLVAVDLAGDEYNFPGSLFESHFKQVNDAGLNVSVHAGEAAGPESVWHAIKTLGATRIGHGVACAKDQELMDYMRENKISIESCLTSNYQTGTIKDLAVHPVKTFLANDLTVCLNTDDPAVENIELAGEFQVAREVLGLNTDQITQLQRNAVQMSFLSEQEKTALLNIKQ
- a CDS encoding endonuclease/exonuclease/phosphatase family protein produces the protein MKNVILTTIGLLLILFSSFKTQAEEIKVASWNIAWLGSHEYNHRTDADYKKLAKYAKQLNADVIALQEVESEYWARKVFGNDYDYYFSTKDWVQRVGVAIKKSQHFTVEAKEYKALDVGKVRHGMDITLTKNGKTLHLLAVHLKSGCFAAPLDSSSVKAMPSTSIKEEKRKEACTKLSKQISPLEQWIDLHASQDAAYIVLGDFNRRFSQDIALKYSEDKGLWQALNDDGKETLWTPTMTANSGCWGGYYKEYIDHIIFSPKAKEKYIESSFEQLIFKPKYTKELSRNLSDHCPISVKVKL
- a CDS encoding isopenicillin N synthase family dioxygenase, with product MQVLVVDYTAKDAAEKFVQSLHETGFAVLVNHPIKQSLVESIYKNWQEFFLSEEKHAFAFDPVKQDGYFSSEISETAKGHSKKDIKEYFHVYPWGRIPAQLNDEIFEYYRLASELAAELLDWVEEYSPADIADKYSETLSNMIKETPNTLLRILHYPPLTGNEEAGAVRAASHEDINLLTILPAANEPGLQVQRQNGEWIDVPSDFGNLIINIGDMLQETSAGYFPSTSHRVINPTGKGSDKSRISLPLFLHPRSEVVLSDKHTQASYLLERLRELGVKV
- a CDS encoding 5-oxoprolinase subunit PxpA; amino-acid sequence: MKLNCDLGESFGAWSMGLDNEVMPHIDQANIACGFHAGDPLVMQNTLALAKQFQVSIGAHPSYPDLVGFGRRTMACSSEEIIALIHYQVAALDGMASAQGLSLDYVKPHGALYNDMMREPKVFEAILTALAQYPKTLALMLQATADIESYREQANKFGLVIYSEAFADRCYDDEGRLLARSQSGAVLNKEAMLAQVKQLSQQGTVTTISGKVLKLSVDSLCVHGDNIAGVQAIREIKELLS